GCTTTTGCAATCGAGCTAAAAGCAAACAAGATTAAACTTGCGAAAAATAAGTTTTTCATGTTTTTTAGTTTTAAGGGTATTGTAATTTAATTTATTTGTACAAATTTACTTGCAATTACAGGGTTTCCGTTCACGACAATTGTTAAATCTTGGTCGCCATCTACTGTAAAAGTGGTTTCGTTATGATTTACAGCAACTTTCAGAATTTGATTTCTAAAGTTGATTTTAAACGAATAACCTTTCCATTCTTTTGGAATTTTTGGAGCAAAATGAAGCTGATCATTTTTAACACGCATTCCGCCAAAACCTTCTACAATACTCATCCATGTTCCCGCCATTGAAGTAATGTGACAACCTTCTTCGACTTCTTTATTATAATCATCAAGATCAAGACGAGAAGTTCTTAAATAGAAAGTATATGCCATATCCATTTTGTCCAGATGTGCAGCCTGAATTGAGTGTACGCAAGGCGAAAGTGAACTTTCATGAACCGTAAATGACTCATAAAATTCAAAATTTCGTTTTAATTCTTCTTTAGAAAAATGATCTTCAAAGAAATAAAAACATTGCAAAACATCGGCTTGTTTAATATAAGGTGAACGTAAAACACGATCCCAAGACCATTTTTGATTGATTGGTCTTTGCGAACGATCTAAGTCTTTTACCGGAACTAAATCTTTGTCTAAGAAACCATCTTGTTGCAAATAAATACCCAATTCTTTAGAAATAGGGAAGTACATATCATCAGCCACTTTTTTCCATTCCTGAATTTCATTAGCCGAAAGTTTTACTTTTTCTAATACACGTTTGTGATCTGCAGGATATTCTGTTGCAACTTTATTAATTTGTTCTGTTGCATAATCAATACACCATTTTGCAATATAATTGGTGTAGAAATTATTATTGATATTGTTTTCGTATTCGTTTGGACCTGTAACTCCAAGAATTACATATTGATTTTTTTCTTTAGAAAAAGAAGCTCTTTGGTGCCAGAAACGTGCAATTCCAATTAAAACTTCCAGACCTTTTTCAGGAATATAAGAGTAATCTCCCGTGAAACGGTAATAGTTATAAATCGCAAATGCAATCGCTCCGTTTCTGTGGATTTCTTCGTGTGTGATTTCCCATTCGTTATGGCATTCTTCTCCATTCATGGTAACCATTGGATACAAAGCAGCGCCATTTTTGAATCCTAAATTGTCTTTGGCATTCTCGATTGCTTTATCCAATTGATTGAAACGATACGTCAATAAGTTTCTCGCAACTTGCTGATCTTTAGTTGCCATATAAAACGGAATACAATACGCCTCAGTATCCCAATAAGTTGATCCTCCGTATTTTTCTCCTGTAAAACCTTTTGGACCAATATTCAAACGAGAATCTTTTCCTAAATAAGTTTGGTTCAATTGAAAGATGTTGAAACGAATTCCTTGTTGTGCTTTTACATCGCCATCAATTGTAATATCTGACATTTCCCAGATTTTACTCCAAGCCTCAATTTGATTTTGAAGTAAAGTATCGTATCCTAAATTAACGGCAGCTTTTATTGTTTTTTCGGCTGCAGCCAAAGTGTTTTCGTGGTTTAAAGAAACAGTATATCCACCAATTTTCTGAATTGATGAGGTTTGTCCTTTTGCGATAATAGTTCCGTAAGTAAACTGAACTTTATCTGTTGTTGAATCGATTGTTGAAGGTGAAATATTTACGTTTTCTCCATTTGCAAAAATCGTATTGTGCATGAAAGTCGTAACTTTAAAATGCGTTTTAAAAGTTTGCGCGGTTACAAAAGCGTCACTATTTGATTTTTTTACTTCTAATGGTTCCCAGAATTTTTCTTCCCAGTTTGCATCTTCATTAGTTACACCAGCGTCAATATAAGGTTTGTAAACGATCTTTGCATCTTTGTTTAAAGGCGTAATTTCGTATTTGATAATTCCGGCTTCATCCAGATCCAAAGAAAGAAAACGGCGAACGTTTACCGCAATTTCGGTTCCGTTTTTCAACGTAGCTTCAAAAGAACGATTGTACCAGCCTTCTTTCATATTCAATTCTCTACGGAAGTTTTTAACTTCAGTACAAGTATTTAAATCTAGGTTTTCTTCGTTGATTTCTACGTCAATTCCAATCCAGTTTGGAGCGTTTAATACTTTCGCAAAATACTTTGGATATCCGTTTTTCCACCAACCAACTTTGGTTTTATCCGGATAATAAATTCCTGCGATGTAACTTCCCTGAAAAGTTTCACCAGAATAAGTTTCTTCAAAATTGGCGCGTTGTCCCATCGCACCGTTTCCGATACTAAAAAGACTTTCGGACGATTTTACTCGTTCGGCATCAAATCCTTCTTCAATGATGGACCAGTTATCTGGTTTTATATAATCTTGATTCATTTTTTTTAATTAGATAATTGGGCAATTAGAAAATGTGTCAATTAGAAAATGTGCCAATTACTTGTCTTTGGCTGCTTCTAATTTTATTCTATCCTTAAATTGCTCGTTGTTGTACTATTTTACTTTTTAATTGATGATTTTATTTTTAAAAATTGGGTTCTTTAATTAGATAATTCGAGATTGCCTGAATTGTCTAATTATCGAATTGCCACATTTTAAATTAGCCAATCAGATAATTCAAGTTTGGAGAATTATCTCATTTTCTAATTGGCGCATTTTCTAATTGATTAGTTTCTCAATAAACGCTGTGTTTATTTCGGTAAAATCTTTAAAAATATAATCAGCTTCATGTAAAATTGTTTCCTCACCAATTCCTACACTTACCATTTCTCCTATGTTTGCCGCTTGGATTCCGGCAACTGAATCTTCAAATACGATTGAGTTTTTTTGGTCAATATGTAGTAATTGAGCCGCTTTTAAGAAAACTTCTGGATCTGGTTTTGCATTGGTAACGTCGTTTCCGTCAACAATAACATCGAAATACGAAAGGATTCCTGTTTTTTCAAGGATTGGTCGGGCATTTTTACTCGCTGAACCTAACGCAATTCCTTGGTTTTTTTCTTTCAATAGTTGTAGAATTTTAAGTACTCCTGGAAGAATCTCGCTTTCGTCCATGTCAACTAAATAAGATAAGTAATCTTCATTTTTTTGAATTAACCATTTGTCTTTGTCTTCTTGTGAAGCCTGAACATTTCCTAATTCAAGAATTATATCTAACGAACGCACGCGGCTTACTCCTTTTAGTAATTCGTTGTTTTCGAGTGTAAAATTTATATTTAATGCTTTTGCAATTTTCTGCCAAGCTAAAAAGTGGTATTTAGCGGTATCAACGATCACTCCATCAAGATCGAAGATGAATGCTTTTTTATTATTCATGAATTTCAATTTTAGTTCTGCTATTTACTCTAAGGGTAAGTAATCCGGCAAATATCATAGATACTCCTCCGATAATTAAGGCGTATATAGGTTCGTTATGAAAGAATTGTTTGATTACAAAACCTAATATTGTGGCGGCAACAATTTGCGGTATTACGACAAAAAAGTTAAAAACGCCCATATAATAACCCATTTTTGCTGCCGGTAAAGCACCGGATAACATGGCATAAGGCATTGATAAAATACTTGCCCAGGCAATACCAACTCCCAACATTGGAAGTATTAGCATTTGTTTATCACCAATAAAATAAATCGAAATTAAACCAACACCTCCAGCGCATAATGCGATTAAATGTGTTGCTCTAACGCCTACTTTTTTTGCAATAATTGGTAGTAAAAAGGCAACTGCAGCGGCGATTCCGTTATAAACTGTGAACAATACAGAAACCCAGTCTGCTGCATCATTATATACTTTTGAAGTAGTATCTGTTGTGCCAAAAATGTGTTGTGTAACGGCTTGCGTTGTATAAATCCACATAGAAAATAAGGCAAACCAAGAGAAAAACTGAACCCAAGCCAGTTTTTTCATTGTAGTTGGCATATTCAATAAATCAGTCATAATGATTGTAAAACCATTATTGACTTGAGAATTTCTTAATTGTGAAGCGATCATGAATAAAACTCCCATGAAAATTAAACCTACAAACAAAATATAAAGTTCTTTGGCAAGACTATTTTCGAAAATCAAAAAGGAAACTAATGCTCCAATAACGGTCAATAATATCCCAATAGACAATTGTCTTTTGATGTTGCTTTTAGATTCTGTTTCCGGATTTAGGATAAGATCTTCTTTGTCTTTTTTGCTTTGTGCTTCAAAAGCATGAAGTTCTTCGGGTGTATATTCTGTGGTTTTAAAAACGGTCCATAATACGGAAAGTAAAAAAACGATTCCGCCAATATAGAAAGACCATTTTACGGAATCTGGAATAATTCCTTCCGGAGCTGTATTGCTTACGCCAAAAACATTTGTAAATAAATAAGGC
This genomic window from Flavobacterium sp. 9 contains:
- a CDS encoding glycoside hydrolase family 65 protein; the protein is MNQDYIKPDNWSIIEEGFDAERVKSSESLFSIGNGAMGQRANFEETYSGETFQGSYIAGIYYPDKTKVGWWKNGYPKYFAKVLNAPNWIGIDVEINEENLDLNTCTEVKNFRRELNMKEGWYNRSFEATLKNGTEIAVNVRRFLSLDLDEAGIIKYEITPLNKDAKIVYKPYIDAGVTNEDANWEEKFWEPLEVKKSNSDAFVTAQTFKTHFKVTTFMHNTIFANGENVNISPSTIDSTTDKVQFTYGTIIAKGQTSSIQKIGGYTVSLNHENTLAAAEKTIKAAVNLGYDTLLQNQIEAWSKIWEMSDITIDGDVKAQQGIRFNIFQLNQTYLGKDSRLNIGPKGFTGEKYGGSTYWDTEAYCIPFYMATKDQQVARNLLTYRFNQLDKAIENAKDNLGFKNGAALYPMVTMNGEECHNEWEITHEEIHRNGAIAFAIYNYYRFTGDYSYIPEKGLEVLIGIARFWHQRASFSKEKNQYVILGVTGPNEYENNINNNFYTNYIAKWCIDYATEQINKVATEYPADHKRVLEKVKLSANEIQEWKKVADDMYFPISKELGIYLQQDGFLDKDLVPVKDLDRSQRPINQKWSWDRVLRSPYIKQADVLQCFYFFEDHFSKEELKRNFEFYESFTVHESSLSPCVHSIQAAHLDKMDMAYTFYLRTSRLDLDDYNKEVEEGCHITSMAGTWMSIVEGFGGMRVKNDQLHFAPKIPKEWKGYSFKINFRNQILKVAVNHNETTFTVDGDQDLTIVVNGNPVIASKFVQIN
- the pgmB gene encoding beta-phosphoglucomutase encodes the protein MNNKKAFIFDLDGVIVDTAKYHFLAWQKIAKALNINFTLENNELLKGVSRVRSLDIILELGNVQASQEDKDKWLIQKNEDYLSYLVDMDESEILPGVLKILQLLKEKNQGIALGSASKNARPILEKTGILSYFDVIVDGNDVTNAKPDPEVFLKAAQLLHIDQKNSIVFEDSVAGIQAANIGEMVSVGIGEETILHEADYIFKDFTEINTAFIEKLIN
- a CDS encoding MFS transporter, coding for MEKRKLSFWEIWNMSFGFLGIQFGFALQNANTSRIFETLGAKIDEIPILWIAAPVSGLIIQPVIGYFSDRTWTRLGRRRPYFLIGAILSSIALFIMPNSPTLWIAAGTLWIMDASINVSMEPFRAFVGDNLPEKQRTLGFAMQSFFIGTGAVVGSVLPYLFTNVFGVSNTAPEGIIPDSVKWSFYIGGIVFLLSVLWTVFKTTEYTPEELHAFEAQSKKDKEDLILNPETESKSNIKRQLSIGILLTVIGALVSFLIFENSLAKELYILFVGLIFMGVLFMIASQLRNSQVNNGFTIIMTDLLNMPTTMKKLAWVQFFSWFALFSMWIYTTQAVTQHIFGTTDTTSKVYNDAADWVSVLFTVYNGIAAAVAFLLPIIAKKVGVRATHLIALCAGGVGLISIYFIGDKQMLILPMLGVGIAWASILSMPYAMLSGALPAAKMGYYMGVFNFFVVIPQIVAATILGFVIKQFFHNEPIYALIIGGVSMIFAGLLTLRVNSRTKIEIHE